The Hyphococcus flavus genome contains a region encoding:
- a CDS encoding calcium-binding protein: MWTFTTGDTSSASASQINQVLGVVEEAADYWGRYIDFGFNAIDILVNIISLDEGALAEAGPYFFLQRQQNGVDIYQAGPVLELQSDFDPNFGDEDIIISVNLDSVVAGEFYYGGVSDPDVPFSQFDLFTVLLHEIGHGLGILSFEGDPSGDLTEYDLFFTESHEDFFFTGPNAVDVYGRSVPFDDDPSHVSSLINDILNAFLSNGERLLVSALDVAILEDIGLPVLMPTSGNDALFGFEKAIGGVTYIGGDDSADLLGGNDHYQALSGDDSVSGGAGDDTLDGGDDNDFMLGNDDNDSIIGGGGNDSANGNDGDDELFGNQGDDLLVGSTGNDTIDGGAGLDVIYGGDGEDMLMGGSARDVLAAGVKNDILDGGGGRDELYGGANNDLLMGGDGNDTMFGAKGVDTLEGGDGNDIVSGAADNDFIDGGEGDDLIFGGVQNDLLTGGLGNDTFLYNAGNDIDVITDFVAGAGTEDVIELNNFGTDFDAFAEVMAAATDDGADTTINFGSGNLIILYNVVVADLHQDDFVFG, from the coding sequence ATGTGGACCTTTACGACGGGAGACACCAGTTCCGCCTCCGCCTCGCAAATCAATCAGGTGTTGGGCGTGGTCGAGGAGGCCGCCGATTACTGGGGGCGCTATATTGATTTCGGTTTCAATGCGATTGATATCCTGGTCAATATTATTTCGCTTGACGAGGGCGCGCTTGCGGAAGCGGGGCCATATTTCTTTCTTCAACGACAGCAAAATGGCGTCGATATTTACCAGGCTGGTCCGGTACTGGAGCTGCAGTCTGACTTTGATCCGAATTTTGGCGACGAAGATATAATTATTAGCGTAAACTTGGACTCTGTTGTCGCCGGTGAGTTTTATTATGGCGGCGTCTCTGATCCGGATGTGCCCTTTTCACAATTTGATTTGTTTACGGTGCTTTTGCACGAGATTGGTCATGGCCTTGGTATTCTTTCGTTCGAAGGGGACCCAAGCGGTGATTTGACTGAATATGACCTGTTTTTCACCGAATCGCATGAAGATTTTTTCTTTACCGGACCAAATGCTGTGGATGTTTACGGTCGCAGCGTGCCTTTTGATGACGATCCAAGCCACGTCAGTAGTCTGATAAATGATATTTTGAATGCGTTTCTTTCAAACGGAGAACGGTTACTTGTTTCCGCTTTGGACGTAGCGATTCTCGAAGATATCGGACTGCCTGTCCTCATGCCAACCAGTGGCAATGATGCATTGTTTGGGTTTGAGAAGGCTATTGGCGGCGTCACTTATATTGGCGGTGATGACTCGGCTGATTTGCTGGGCGGGAATGATCACTATCAGGCGTTGAGTGGCGACGATTCTGTTTCTGGCGGGGCTGGCGACGACACGCTGGACGGCGGTGATGATAATGACTTCATGCTGGGCAATGACGACAATGACTCGATCATTGGCGGGGGCGGGAATGATTCCGCCAATGGCAATGACGGCGATGACGAGTTGTTCGGCAATCAGGGCGACGACTTGCTGGTTGGATCGACTGGCAATGATACGATTGACGGCGGGGCCGGGCTGGACGTGATCTATGGCGGCGACGGCGAGGACATGCTGATGGGCGGGTCGGCCCGCGACGTGCTGGCGGCGGGCGTCAAGAATGATATTCTCGACGGCGGCGGCGGGCGTGACGAACTATATGGCGGCGCCAACAACGACCTGCTGATGGGCGGCGATGGCAACGACACCATGTTCGGGGCGAAAGGGGTCGACACGCTTGAGGGCGGCGATGGAAACGACATTGTCTCCGGCGCGGCGGATAACGACTTCATCGACGGCGGCGAGGGAGACGACCTCATCTTCGGCGGCGTGCAGAACGACCTGCTGACCGGCGGGCTGGGGAACGACACGTTTCTTTACAACGCGGGCAACGATATTGACGTGATCACCGACTTTGTCGCTGGCGCCGGCACGGAAGACGTGATTGAGCTGAACAATTTTGGTACGGACTTTGATGCGTTCGCCGAAGTGATGGCGGCCGCTACCGACGACGGCGCAGACACGACCATCAACTTTGGGTCAGGCAACCTGATTATCCTCTACAACGTCGTTGTCGCAGACCTCCATCAGGACGATTTCGTGTTCGGGTAG